The following are from one region of the Acetobacteroides hydrogenigenes genome:
- a CDS encoding 3-deoxy-D-manno-octulosonic acid transferase produces MIILYSILLRIYFVLILIASISNDKAKKWISGRRSIFKRLRAQISDADDVIWFHCASLGEFEQGRPVIEAYKKQHPSSKILLTFFSPSGYEIRKNYEGADYIFYLPLDTYFNAKRFIQIVRPKAAVFVKYEFWYYYLQALHRNSIPTYVISAIFRPNQIFFRWYGGMFRRILRNYRQLFVQNQQSCDLLRSIGVTNVTISGDTRFDRVADIARNVKDLPIVGSFVGDNFALIAGSTWPDDETILAEYAAANPSLKMVVAPHEIGEGHIQDILAKFRALKTVRYTQASPEEAANAQILVVDTIGILSSVYRHGKVAYIGGGFGVGIHNTLEAATFGLPIVFGPNYHKFQEAKDLVGLKAAFSIENYVQFNDVMGLLTKNSQALHQSSKAAKEYVTSHIGATQTIIQGIM; encoded by the coding sequence ATGATCATACTTTACAGCATTTTGCTCCGCATATATTTTGTTCTAATCCTAATCGCATCTATCTCTAACGATAAGGCAAAAAAGTGGATAAGCGGCAGGCGAAGCATTTTCAAGAGGCTACGTGCTCAAATTTCGGATGCCGATGATGTTATTTGGTTTCATTGCGCATCGTTGGGCGAGTTTGAACAGGGGAGGCCGGTAATTGAAGCATACAAGAAGCAGCACCCAAGCAGCAAAATTCTGCTTACCTTTTTCTCCCCTTCGGGCTACGAGATTCGGAAAAACTACGAGGGTGCCGATTACATCTTCTACCTACCTCTCGACACCTACTTTAACGCCAAGCGCTTTATTCAAATCGTTCGACCCAAAGCAGCAGTATTCGTGAAGTACGAGTTTTGGTACTACTACCTTCAAGCACTTCATAGAAACAGTATTCCCACCTACGTTATATCTGCCATTTTCCGCCCAAATCAGATTTTCTTCCGCTGGTATGGAGGTATGTTTCGCCGGATACTACGGAACTACCGCCAGCTATTTGTGCAGAATCAGCAGTCGTGCGACCTGCTTAGGTCTATAGGCGTAACCAATGTAACCATATCCGGAGATACCCGTTTCGACAGGGTTGCCGATATTGCCCGTAACGTAAAAGATTTACCGATAGTAGGCTCGTTTGTAGGTGACAATTTTGCCCTTATTGCGGGTAGCACTTGGCCCGATGACGAGACAATACTTGCCGAATATGCTGCTGCAAATCCGTCGCTAAAAATGGTAGTTGCTCCTCACGAAATTGGCGAGGGGCATATTCAGGACATCCTTGCAAAGTTTAGAGCGCTTAAAACGGTTCGCTATACGCAAGCTTCCCCAGAGGAGGCTGCCAATGCTCAAATCCTAGTTGTTGATACCATTGGCATTCTATCTTCCGTTTATCGGCATGGTAAGGTTGCCTACATAGGAGGGGGCTTTGGCGTAGGCATCCATAATACTCTTGAAGCGGCAACTTTTGGCCTACCCATCGTATTTGGGCCAAACTACCACAAATTTCAAGAAGCAAAAGATTTAGTTGGATTAAAAGCTGCATTCTCAATTGAGAATTATGTCCAATTTAATGACGTAATGGGTTTATTGACAAAGAATTCACAGGCTTTACACCAATCTTCAAAAGCCGCTAAAGAATACGTTACTTCTCATATAGGTGCAACACAAACCATCATACAAGGAATAATGTAA
- a CDS encoding prolyl-tRNA synthetase associated domain-containing protein has protein sequence MNGSPALYELLDELNIGYEYHEHPEAPTIEIAMQYWDGIDATHCKNLFFRNHKGNKHYLVLLECSQALDIHDLEKRLKQGKISFASPERMDKYLGVKPGSVTPFALINDSQKHVHVFIDKNLQKAKFLSFHPLVNTASLVIKRDDLLKLLDHLGNTYEFIEMY, from the coding sequence ATGAACGGAAGTCCTGCTCTATATGAACTTTTGGATGAGCTAAACATCGGCTACGAATACCACGAGCACCCCGAAGCTCCAACCATCGAAATTGCCATGCAGTACTGGGATGGAATCGATGCCACCCATTGTAAAAACCTTTTTTTCAGAAACCATAAGGGAAACAAGCACTACCTGGTACTGCTCGAATGCTCGCAGGCACTAGACATCCACGATCTCGAAAAACGGTTGAAGCAGGGGAAAATCAGCTTTGCCTCCCCCGAAAGAATGGATAAGTATCTTGGGGTTAAACCCGGATCGGTAACGCCTTTTGCGCTAATCAACGACAGCCAAAAGCATGTGCATGTTTTTATCGACAAGAACTTGCAGAAGGCGAAGTTCCTTAGCTTCCATCCGCTGGTAAATACGGCCTCGCTGGTTATCAAAAGAGATGATCTCCTTAAGCTTCTCGATCATCTAGGGAACACCTACGAATTCATCGAAATGTACTAA
- a CDS encoding Gfo/Idh/MocA family protein, whose product MFAFPEPDRKPNQQDVLRLACEPLDVVRIAFIGLGKRGKESINHYMYINNVQIVAVCDVNPSNLSFVADKLRQHGLPAAREYDQPDDWKTVCALPDVDLVYICTHWQLHAPIAVYAMQMGKHVAVEVPAALSVEDCWALVDTAEITRRHCFMLENCCYDKFELTILNMAQQNVLGEIFHCEGAYIHDLRWLDFVQKPDYLNSWSMLGNPYPTHGFGPLCQLLNIHRGDKLDMLVSMSGNQFNHPAAEGGMVKKECCTLGNVNTSLVKTHKGKTVVLQHDISSPRPYSRNYLVCGTKGFADKRIEPGIAFGENPSCYLSKGELNIMLKQYEHPFYKEQGEVAQKVGAHGGMDFIMDYRLVYCLRKGLPLDVDVYDAAEWSCIVELSAKSVELGSTPVKIPDFTRGAWERLTGLSFAQ is encoded by the coding sequence ATGTTCGCATTTCCTGAGCCCGACCGTAAACCGAATCAGCAGGATGTTCTTCGGCTGGCCTGCGAGCCGCTGGATGTTGTTCGGATTGCTTTTATTGGACTTGGCAAAAGGGGGAAAGAATCGATCAACCACTACATGTACATCAACAATGTGCAAATTGTGGCGGTTTGCGATGTTAACCCTTCCAATCTTTCTTTTGTTGCAGATAAGCTTCGGCAGCATGGGCTTCCTGCTGCTCGTGAGTATGATCAGCCCGATGATTGGAAGACGGTATGCGCGCTTCCCGATGTCGACCTAGTATACATTTGCACGCATTGGCAATTGCATGCGCCCATTGCTGTGTACGCTATGCAAATGGGGAAGCATGTTGCTGTAGAAGTGCCGGCGGCTCTTTCGGTAGAGGATTGCTGGGCATTGGTGGATACGGCCGAGATAACGCGTCGCCATTGCTTTATGCTCGAGAATTGCTGCTACGATAAGTTCGAGCTAACCATTCTCAACATGGCACAGCAGAATGTTTTGGGTGAAATATTTCACTGCGAGGGAGCGTACATTCACGATCTGCGCTGGCTCGATTTTGTACAAAAGCCAGATTATCTGAACTCATGGTCGATGCTGGGAAATCCTTACCCAACGCATGGGTTTGGACCGCTTTGCCAGCTGCTCAACATCCATCGTGGCGATAAGCTGGATATGCTGGTGTCCATGTCGGGCAACCAGTTTAACCATCCAGCAGCCGAGGGCGGTATGGTTAAAAAGGAATGCTGTACGCTTGGCAACGTCAACACTTCCTTAGTTAAAACCCATAAGGGGAAAACGGTGGTGTTACAGCACGACATATCGAGCCCACGGCCCTATTCCCGAAACTATTTGGTGTGTGGAACCAAAGGCTTTGCCGATAAGCGTATAGAGCCGGGTATTGCCTTTGGCGAAAATCCGAGCTGCTACCTAAGTAAGGGGGAACTGAATATAATGCTGAAGCAGTACGAGCATCCATTCTATAAGGAGCAGGGTGAAGTTGCTCAAAAGGTAGGCGCACATGGAGGAATGGACTTTATTATGGATTACCGGTTGGTGTACTGCTTGAGAAAAGGTTTGCCCCTTGATGTTGATGTGTACGATGCTGCCGAATGGTCGTGTATCGTAGAGCTGTCGGCTAAGTCGGTAGAGTTGGGCTCTACTCCTGTTAAGATTCCCGATTTTACGAGGGGAGCATGGGAAAGGCTTACCGGGCTTAGCTTCGCCCAGTAG
- a CDS encoding glycoside hydrolase family 2 TIM barrel-domain containing protein gives MRKHLLIAPFFCLIGGALAQTLPTELQTPQVVEVNRQPMRATSFAFESEDLAKSLKKENSKRFLSLNGNWKFNWVKNPNDRPKNFYLPDFDDSKWDNFKVPANWEVNGYGIPIYTNHAYEFAGNAKRGAKLNPPFDIPENYNPVGSYRKTFELPEDWKGQQIFIHLGAVKSAFFIYVNGEKVGYSEDSKLAAEFDITKWVKSGKNLVALQVYRWSDGSYLECQDMFRISGIERDVYLYATPLIDIRDFKLKSELTNSYKDGSFKLDANVSSYIVDKNTLHSKPESFFVSAKIVDSDGKVVFSQKSTKNEVLGRYHKMVSLSGTIPNVKQWSAEIPNLYTLFITLENSKGEVVEVIPQRIGFRTIEVKGTDVLVNGKRVFFKGVNRHEASPRNGHTLTHEEMRKDIEMMKKLNVNAVRCSHYPPDPYFFDLCDEYGMYVIDEANIESHGRYYDLEYTLGNDNAWFNPHMQRILRMYERDKNRTCVLFWSLGNEAGNGSNFYAAYDWLKANDNRPVQYERAEWDYNTDIICPQYPDPAWMIEYSKGNPTRPLIMSEYAHIMGNSLGNFKEYWDVIESYPSLQGGFIWEWIDQGIDTVKNGKRIIAYGGDFPLEGPVDENFSDNNFCVKGVVTGDRGYTPMSREVKKVYEHIKTKSDDPKSGKVTITNGYFFRDLSNFQLNWSLVEDGKVVEKGVISDINTAPQTSKDVAIAYKTKLKADKEYFLNIVYTLKKEEPLLPAGYDQTYAQLSVQSKAAKVDVAPAKGKLTIVEDGRTVTVKGSAFEANFDFKTGVLSSYKIGKETIISEGPKPNFWRAPNDNDIGAGFNKNFRMWRSAYDEGTLTDATVKDNGNGTVTVNIKKSLLNGDAISEQIFTIDAKGNIKVSNSFTAVKGTYKGLLRVGNAMTLNKAYSNISWYGRGPWESYWDRKTSAIVGLYKQNVSEAYFPYARPQESGNKSDVRWLTMTNAKGKGVKIEGEEHLNVCALPYTIDQLDPEVDKKQYHSGELTEAPFINFNVDLQQMGVGGVDSWGSWPIEKYQLKFKSYSYSYWIKPI, from the coding sequence ATGAGGAAACATTTACTTATAGCACCATTTTTCTGCTTAATAGGAGGAGCTCTGGCACAAACGCTTCCGACAGAACTGCAGACTCCTCAGGTTGTTGAGGTGAACCGGCAGCCTATGCGAGCCACAAGCTTTGCCTTCGAAAGCGAAGACCTAGCAAAGAGCCTGAAAAAGGAAAACTCGAAGCGTTTTCTTTCGCTTAACGGCAATTGGAAGTTCAACTGGGTAAAGAATCCTAACGATCGCCCAAAAAACTTCTATCTCCCCGATTTCGACGATTCGAAGTGGGACAACTTTAAGGTTCCTGCAAACTGGGAGGTAAACGGCTATGGAATTCCGATCTATACCAATCACGCATACGAGTTTGCAGGAAATGCCAAAAGAGGAGCTAAGCTTAATCCTCCTTTCGACATTCCCGAAAACTACAATCCGGTAGGATCGTACCGCAAGACATTCGAGTTGCCCGAGGATTGGAAAGGCCAGCAAATTTTTATCCATCTTGGAGCCGTAAAATCGGCCTTCTTCATCTACGTAAATGGAGAAAAGGTTGGATACAGCGAGGATAGCAAGCTTGCGGCCGAATTCGACATTACCAAGTGGGTAAAGTCTGGCAAGAACCTTGTAGCCCTTCAGGTGTACCGCTGGAGCGATGGCTCGTACCTCGAATGCCAAGATATGTTCCGCATTTCGGGTATCGAAAGGGATGTATACCTATACGCAACTCCGCTTATCGACATCCGCGACTTTAAGCTGAAGTCTGAGCTCACCAATAGCTACAAGGATGGTTCATTTAAGCTAGATGCCAATGTATCGAGCTATATAGTTGATAAGAATACCCTTCATAGTAAACCCGAAAGCTTTTTCGTTTCAGCCAAAATTGTAGACTCCGATGGTAAGGTTGTTTTCAGCCAAAAATCGACCAAGAACGAGGTGCTAGGACGCTACCATAAAATGGTTTCCCTTTCTGGAACCATTCCTAATGTTAAGCAGTGGTCGGCAGAGATTCCTAACCTGTACACCCTTTTCATCACACTAGAAAATTCAAAGGGCGAAGTCGTTGAAGTTATTCCACAACGAATAGGCTTCAGAACCATAGAGGTAAAGGGAACCGATGTTCTTGTAAACGGCAAGCGCGTATTCTTTAAAGGAGTAAATCGTCACGAGGCTAGCCCAAGAAATGGGCACACCCTAACCCACGAAGAAATGCGTAAGGATATTGAGATGATGAAGAAGTTGAACGTAAACGCCGTTCGCTGCTCGCACTATCCACCCGATCCTTACTTCTTCGACCTTTGCGATGAGTACGGCATGTACGTTATCGATGAAGCCAACATCGAGTCGCACGGTCGCTACTACGACCTTGAGTACACCCTTGGCAACGATAATGCTTGGTTCAATCCTCACATGCAGCGCATCCTGCGCATGTACGAGCGCGATAAGAACAGAACCTGCGTGCTCTTCTGGTCGCTAGGCAACGAAGCCGGCAACGGTAGCAACTTCTATGCTGCTTACGACTGGCTTAAGGCTAACGATAACCGTCCTGTACAGTACGAGCGTGCAGAATGGGACTACAACACCGATATTATTTGCCCTCAATACCCCGATCCAGCATGGATGATCGAGTACTCGAAGGGTAACCCTACCCGTCCGCTTATTATGTCGGAGTATGCGCACATTATGGGCAACAGCCTTGGCAACTTCAAAGAGTACTGGGACGTTATCGAAAGCTACCCATCGCTGCAAGGCGGCTTCATCTGGGAGTGGATCGATCAGGGTATCGACACCGTTAAGAACGGCAAGCGCATCATTGCCTACGGCGGCGATTTCCCTCTAGAAGGTCCTGTCGACGAGAACTTCTCCGACAACAACTTCTGCGTAAAGGGAGTTGTTACCGGCGATAGAGGATACACCCCCATGTCACGCGAAGTAAAAAAGGTTTACGAGCACATCAAAACCAAATCTGACGATCCAAAATCGGGTAAGGTAACCATCACCAATGGCTACTTCTTCCGCGATCTGTCGAACTTCCAGCTTAACTGGAGCCTAGTTGAAGATGGTAAAGTTGTTGAAAAAGGCGTAATAAGCGATATCAACACAGCCCCACAAACATCAAAGGACGTTGCCATTGCCTACAAAACAAAGCTTAAAGCAGACAAGGAGTACTTCCTCAATATCGTTTACACCCTAAAGAAGGAAGAGCCACTCCTTCCTGCTGGATATGACCAAACCTACGCACAGCTTTCCGTACAATCGAAGGCCGCAAAGGTTGACGTGGCTCCAGCTAAAGGTAAACTTACCATAGTGGAAGATGGTAGGACTGTTACCGTAAAGGGCAGTGCGTTCGAGGCGAACTTCGACTTTAAGACGGGCGTGCTATCATCCTACAAGATAGGAAAGGAAACGATTATTAGCGAAGGTCCTAAGCCAAACTTCTGGCGTGCACCAAACGACAACGACATAGGAGCAGGCTTTAACAAGAACTTCCGCATGTGGCGCAGCGCCTACGACGAGGGCACCCTTACCGATGCTACCGTTAAGGATAACGGCAATGGCACCGTTACGGTTAACATTAAAAAGAGCCTGCTGAATGGCGATGCCATCTCCGAGCAAATCTTCACCATCGATGCTAAAGGTAACATTAAGGTGAGCAATAGCTTTACTGCTGTTAAGGGAACCTACAAAGGGCTGCTTCGAGTAGGTAATGCCATGACCTTGAACAAGGCCTACAGCAACATCAGCTGGTACGGTCGTGGCCCATGGGAAAGTTACTGGGATCGCAAAACATCCGCCATTGTTGGCCTTTACAAGCAGAACGTTAGCGAAGCTTACTTTCCCTATGCCCGCCCACAAGAGAGCGGCAACAAGAGCGATGTTCGCTGGCTAACCATGACCAACGCTAAAGGCAAAGGGGTGAAAATTGAAGGTGAAGAGCATCTTAACGTCTGCGCTTTACCCTACACCATCGACCAATTAGATCCTGAAGTAGATAAAAAACAGTATCACTCTGGCGAGCTTACCGAAGCACCATTCATCAACTTTAACGTAGACCTCCAGCAAATGGGCGTAGGCGGTGTTGACAGCTGGGGCTCGTGGCCTATAGAAAAGTATCAGCTTAAGTTTAAAAGTTACAGCTACTCGTACTGGATTAAACCCATCTAG
- a CDS encoding alpha/beta hydrolase has translation MSHTLRYLTLAIILVLGCATVYGIKPSGSYNIQSITQKYPNITFTRVITHDKYHLQLADIAPTAKDKNVTVLICYPDSGNIKEWLGYGMLLAERGYRTIMFDYRGFGLSDKFSIEKDTLYYDEFSIDANTAYNYIKKRYPNSKVGLFGMSMGSIMTTTIALKHKGDFIIGDSYVCDMDSAINQIEQIYKRKMATPASAYDYNNNLQYLCQPILLLNGKYDTICESSTAAFASSKHVESVAYDGGHMEGPLALKEAYFNRIDEFIEGLNNTENNENHAVSPYAILLAVIVFGVLFNHIARKRKIASNVG, from the coding sequence ATGAGCCATACCTTACGTTACCTTACCCTAGCAATTATCCTTGTATTGGGATGTGCAACCGTTTATGGGATTAAGCCAAGCGGCAGCTACAATATTCAAAGTATTACCCAGAAATATCCAAACATCACCTTTACAAGGGTGATAACACATGACAAATACCACCTCCAGTTGGCCGACATTGCCCCAACGGCTAAGGATAAGAACGTAACAGTGCTCATCTGCTACCCCGACTCGGGCAACATTAAGGAGTGGCTTGGCTACGGAATGCTCCTTGCCGAACGGGGCTACCGAACTATCATGTTCGACTACCGCGGTTTTGGTCTCAGCGACAAATTTTCCATCGAAAAGGACACTCTTTACTACGACGAATTTAGTATAGATGCCAACACCGCTTACAACTACATCAAAAAGCGATATCCCAACAGCAAGGTGGGGCTCTTTGGCATGTCGATGGGCAGCATAATGACCACTACAATTGCCCTAAAGCATAAGGGCGATTTCATTATCGGCGATTCGTACGTTTGCGATATGGATAGCGCCATTAACCAAATAGAACAAATCTACAAAAGAAAGATGGCCACACCAGCCAGCGCATACGACTACAACAACAACCTTCAGTACCTCTGCCAGCCCATCCTCCTACTTAATGGGAAATACGATACGATTTGCGAATCGAGCACTGCCGCTTTCGCAAGCAGTAAACACGTTGAATCGGTTGCCTACGACGGGGGACATATGGAAGGACCTTTGGCTCTAAAAGAGGCTTACTTTAACCGAATTGACGAATTTATAGAAGGCCTCAACAACACTGAGAATAACGAAAACCATGCCGTAAGCCCATACGCCATTCTGCTAGCCGTTATTGTTTTCGGAGTGCTTTTCAATCACATTGCACGAAAAAGAAAAATTGCTTCTAATGTAGGATAA
- a CDS encoding cobyric acid synthase, with amino-acid sequence MSKHSLRPIMFAGTGSDVGKSVVAAAFCRIFLQDGYQPAPFKAQNMALNSYATPEGLEIGRAQAVQAEAAGIPCCTDMNPILLKPTTDRMCQVVLNGRVAGNKSAADYFNGTDRERLRAEVHAAFDRLHAQFNPIVIEGAGSIAEVNLRSRDLVNMPMAQHANATVVLVADIDRGGVIASVYGTMMLLTEEERRLVKGIIINKFRGDISLFTDGVKIIEDLCKVPVLGVIPYFKDIHIEAEDSVMLDLKNRTAVDGKVNVVVVLLRHMSNFTDFDVLERDERVHLFYSNNVDEISKADIIIIPGTKSTLADLYELRKNGAAAAIVKAYRDGKTVIGICGGYQMLGMELCDPQHVEGTIDALPGLGLLPVRTTMQGEKVTRQVQFSFLDSPAICEGYEIHMGETELLSGNASTLNTLTSGNADGVHVDSRCFGTYIHGILDNAVVIDHLLAPFKSQLETRTFDYKEFKEEQYNLLANHVRRYVDVEKVYEMLEIRR; translated from the coding sequence ATGAGTAAGCACTCCCTTCGTCCGATAATGTTTGCAGGCACCGGCAGCGATGTTGGTAAAAGCGTTGTGGCCGCAGCGTTCTGCCGCATTTTTCTGCAGGATGGCTATCAACCTGCTCCGTTTAAGGCGCAGAACATGGCCCTAAACTCGTACGCTACACCCGAGGGACTGGAGATTGGTCGCGCACAGGCCGTTCAGGCCGAGGCCGCCGGCATCCCCTGCTGCACCGATATGAACCCTATCCTGCTTAAGCCAACAACCGACCGCATGTGCCAGGTGGTGCTCAACGGCAGGGTTGCGGGTAACAAGAGCGCTGCCGACTACTTCAATGGTACCGACCGTGAGAGGCTTCGTGCCGAGGTTCACGCGGCATTCGACCGCCTACACGCACAGTTTAATCCTATTGTAATAGAGGGTGCCGGAAGCATTGCCGAGGTAAACCTTCGCTCGCGTGATCTGGTTAACATGCCGATGGCTCAGCATGCCAACGCTACCGTTGTTCTGGTTGCCGATATCGACCGTGGCGGTGTGATAGCATCAGTTTACGGTACGATGATGCTGCTAACCGAGGAGGAGCGCAGGCTGGTAAAGGGCATCATCATAAATAAGTTTAGGGGCGATATATCGCTATTTACCGATGGCGTTAAGATTATCGAGGACCTTTGTAAGGTACCGGTGCTGGGCGTTATACCCTACTTTAAGGATATCCATATCGAGGCGGAAGATTCGGTGATGCTCGACCTAAAGAACCGCACCGCCGTAGACGGTAAGGTGAATGTTGTGGTGGTGCTGCTGCGCCACATGTCCAACTTCACCGATTTCGACGTGCTGGAGCGCGATGAGCGCGTGCACCTCTTCTACTCCAACAATGTAGATGAAATTTCTAAGGCGGATATCATCATCATCCCTGGAACAAAATCGACCCTTGCCGACCTGTACGAGCTACGTAAGAATGGCGCTGCGGCGGCCATCGTTAAAGCATATAGGGATGGTAAAACAGTGATTGGCATCTGCGGTGGATACCAGATGCTGGGCATGGAGCTGTGCGATCCGCAGCATGTGGAGGGTACGATTGATGCCCTACCTGGATTGGGATTGCTACCCGTACGAACCACCATGCAGGGCGAAAAGGTTACCCGTCAGGTACAGTTTAGTTTCCTAGATAGCCCTGCAATCTGCGAGGGATACGAAATACATATGGGCGAAACGGAGCTGCTCTCGGGCAACGCCTCAACGCTAAACACGCTTACCAGCGGCAATGCCGATGGCGTGCATGTTGATAGCCGTTGCTTCGGAACGTACATCCACGGTATTCTGGATAATGCAGTGGTGATAGACCATCTGCTTGCCCCTTTTAAATCGCAGCTCGAAACACGAACCTTCGACTACAAGGAGTTTAAGGAGGAGCAGTACAACCTGCTTGCCAACCATGTGCGCAGATATGTAGATGTGGAGAAGGTTTATGAGATGTTAGAAATTAGACGTTAG
- a CDS encoding aminotransferase class I/II-fold pyridoxal phosphate-dependent enzyme: MLFGHGDDIATCEVPIVGNFSSNVWYDGYVADLQNVVSEALTDITSYPEPDARSLRMLLAEVNGVALPNVLVSNGAIEAIYLIAQAWRKSRSLVVVPTFSEYEDACRIHEHELLFLNEDDFVGVIPDVADMVWICNPNNPTGRVWTRNQLLQLLEANPDKLFVIDQSYATFCTEELLHATDVLDYSNLIIIGSLTKCYAIPGIRVGYVVSAADNVAQLLQVRIPWSVNTIAVAVAKHFIVNGDKYPLPLVRWLTQKEQLCEQLAAIDFVEVLPSETPFFLLRLKRGNAAQLKQYLIKEYGLLIRNASNFRGLNASYVRISPQDDAINQKLVNALKQWKP, encoded by the coding sequence ATGCTTTTTGGTCATGGAGACGATATCGCTACTTGTGAAGTTCCTATTGTAGGGAACTTCAGCTCCAACGTATGGTACGATGGTTACGTTGCCGACTTGCAGAACGTGGTATCTGAGGCATTAACCGATATCACCAGCTATCCCGAGCCCGATGCGCGCAGCTTGCGTATGCTTCTGGCCGAGGTTAACGGTGTAGCCCTTCCCAACGTGCTGGTGAGCAACGGAGCAATTGAGGCTATCTACCTGATAGCACAGGCATGGCGCAAGAGCCGTTCGTTGGTAGTGGTACCCACATTCAGCGAGTACGAGGATGCCTGCCGGATTCACGAGCACGAGCTGCTATTCCTAAATGAGGATGATTTTGTTGGGGTCATTCCCGATGTCGCCGACATGGTGTGGATTTGCAATCCGAACAATCCAACAGGCAGAGTATGGACTCGCAACCAGCTGCTGCAGCTTCTAGAAGCTAATCCCGATAAGCTATTTGTGATAGACCAATCGTACGCCACATTTTGCACCGAAGAGCTACTGCATGCTACCGATGTGCTCGATTATAGTAACCTGATAATTATTGGGTCGCTTACCAAGTGCTACGCCATTCCTGGTATCCGAGTGGGCTACGTGGTGTCTGCCGCCGATAATGTGGCGCAGTTGCTTCAGGTTCGCATACCGTGGTCGGTTAACACCATTGCGGTAGCCGTTGCCAAGCATTTTATTGTAAATGGCGATAAGTACCCGCTGCCCTTAGTGCGTTGGCTTACCCAAAAGGAGCAGCTATGCGAGCAGCTCGCTGCTATTGATTTTGTAGAGGTTCTACCCTCGGAAACCCCATTCTTCCTGCTGAGGCTAAAGAGGGGTAATGCAGCCCAGCTAAAGCAGTATCTTATAAAGGAGTATGGGTTGCTCATACGCAACGCCTCCAATTTCCGTGGGCTAAACGCCTCATATGTGCGCATCTCTCCTCAGGATGATGCCATCAACCAAAAACTTGTAAATGCGCTGAAGCAATGGAAACCGTAA
- the cbiB gene encoding adenosylcobinamide-phosphate synthase CbiB, translating to METVNTAIAGLILGYLLDLLLGDPAWLPHPIVLFGKMVHHCEKLLRRGSVLIAKGALGAFALVGITFVLFFGLMHWVKQLPLVVGIGITALFVFYGLANRTLIWEVRNVFKSLEKDIDSGRNAVGRIVGRDTSALTDAQIRKAALETLSENLSDGVVAPLFYYALLGIPGMMAYKMVNTLDSMWGYKNERFLLFGRAAARLDDVANFIPSRLTALLMATVSFSWRSFDFIVRFGSKHTSPNSGYPEAALAGILNCQFGGGSYYGGVFHSKPTIGEYSRTFTMEDMQVATRVNHLVTLVAVLIISLTLTLLP from the coding sequence ATGGAAACCGTAAACACTGCTATAGCAGGGCTCATTCTGGGGTATCTCCTCGATTTGCTGCTTGGCGATCCTGCTTGGCTTCCGCATCCTATCGTACTATTTGGGAAGATGGTTCATCATTGTGAGAAGCTGTTGCGACGTGGAAGCGTTCTTATCGCAAAGGGTGCTCTTGGTGCTTTCGCTTTGGTAGGCATAACCTTTGTCCTATTCTTTGGATTGATGCATTGGGTAAAGCAGCTTCCACTTGTCGTGGGGATTGGCATTACAGCCCTCTTTGTCTTCTACGGATTGGCGAATCGTACGCTTATTTGGGAGGTGCGCAACGTATTTAAGTCATTAGAGAAAGATATTGATAGCGGCAGGAATGCCGTAGGACGCATTGTAGGGCGCGATACTTCCGCGCTAACTGATGCGCAAATACGCAAGGCAGCTCTCGAAACGCTCTCCGAAAACCTGAGCGATGGGGTGGTTGCGCCACTCTTCTACTATGCGCTGCTTGGCATTCCGGGGATGATGGCCTACAAGATGGTTAACACGCTCGACTCCATGTGGGGCTACAAAAACGAGCGATTCCTCCTCTTCGGTCGTGCGGCTGCCCGCTTAGACGATGTTGCCAACTTTATTCCATCACGCCTTACCGCATTGCTTATGGCAACAGTATCGTTTAGCTGGCGCTCGTTTGATTTCATTGTAAGATTCGGATCAAAGCATACTAGTCCAAACTCAGGTTATCCCGAGGCTGCTTTGGCAGGCATTCTAAATTGCCAATTTGGTGGCGGTAGCTACTACGGAGGCGTATTCCATAGCAAGCCTACCATTGGCGAATACAGTAGGACGTTTACAATGGAAGATATGCAGGTGGCAACTCGTGTGAACCATTTGGTAACGCTGGTTGCAGTGCTAATAATATCGTTAACCCTAACGCTGCTGCCATGA